The Deltaproteobacteria bacterium sequence TATTAAACTCGAACAACACGTTCGGCAAGTTGACGACGACGCCACGATTAGTCTCCCGCGCGTCGAGGTTTTGGCGTTTGAGTTCTTCGAGGATCTGCCGATTCTTGGCGATCTTTTGGCGTTGCTGATCGATCATTTGATCTTGCTGGTCCAACGCCTGATCTTGGGCTTCGAGCTGGCGGCCAGTCAGGTAGCCGCCGAGCGCGCCCATCCCTGCGCCAATCGCAGCACCTTTGCCGGCCCTGCCGCGATGACTGCCAATGATGGCACCAGTACCGGCGCCGAGAATCGCGCCGGTAATCGCGCCGGCAGTCGATTTGCTGACGCCGAACGGCACGCCGGAGCTGGACTGGGTCGGCGGTGCGCTGTCACGTGCTCCGCGTGCGTGATCGTAATCGCGGTCACGAGAGTCGGAGGGATAATCGTCATACGCATGAATACCGGTCCCCGAGAAGAGCAACAGACCTGCGGTTGCTCCCACGACAGACCGTCGAACGACAAGAGATGCTTTCAACATGGCGCTTCTTCCTTTCAGATTGCCACTGCGGCGAATCTGAAAAGAGGAACACGCTCAAGAAGGGGAAGTCGTGCGGGAGTGATCGGGAGGGGAAGGACGCGAGGCGGCAGCAGTTTCTGAGGGAGAGCCGCCTCGGAAGAGAAACTAGCGCGGCGCGGATTGCCAGCTTTTGTATTTACGGAAGAATTCTTCTTTCTGGTCCGAGTCCATCTTCCGGTAGCGGTCGTAATTGCGGCGGATGCGGTCCCTTTCTTCGTTGGGAAGCTCTTGCCAGCGATTGTATTGTTTTTCCAGTCCTTGCTGTTTGTCTGGAGGCAAGCGCTTAAATCGCCGATAGTTATTGAGGGCACGCGCCCGTTCTCGTGGCGACAGTTCGTCCCAGTTCTGCGCAATACGGAAGGAGGCCGCTGGGGACTCCATAGAACGCAGCTCCGCCGTGTTGAACGCCCACAGGGCGGTTCCTCCACACAAGAGGCTGCCAAGAATCAGTAAAACAGCTTTGGCTTTCATGAGACGTTCCTCTGTTGCCTTCTAGCCTTGATTTTGTTCGTTCTCTCCGGTCGGGTTGTCGAGCACGGCCTCCAAGCTCTGCAATTGTTCCATTCTTTTCAGCAGCGGGTAATGCGTGAAGAAGCTAGGATTTTGCAGCAGGTCGGGCGGAAGCTCTTCTTCCTGCGCTACTTCAACGGCTTGCGTTCCCGGCAGTTCGACCGCAGCAATCTCGTCAAACTGCGCGAGCCGCTCAAGGTCGGCAATGACTTTATAGTTCATGAAGAACTCTAGCTTTTCGGCCACACTTGCAGGTGCCTCGGTCGTAGGAGCATTCGCTGCCGACTTTTCTTGTGGCGTTTTGACTACCGAAGGCGGCTTCGACGAGGAGGTCATAAGGTAGCCAAAGAAGATGAGTACGCTTGCCGCAGCGGCAAAGGCAGGGGCAAGCTGCCACGCGGTCAGCGTGGAACGCAACTCTTGCCACCACCGCACCAAGGCGTTCTCCTGCACAGGCAACCGATTGGGCGGTCGCACCGTGCCTCGTACCTTTTCTTGTTCTAGGCGTTCCCAGAAAGACGGAGCGAAGTTTGGAGAAGGGGTCATCCTTTCCATGCTCGTCAGGAACCCTGTCATCTTGATGAGCTGAGCCTCTTCACGAGTGCATTCCATGCACGTCGCCAGATGGGCGGCGATGCTGGATCGCTCTTGTTCCGATAACTCGCCATCGCGATACGCCACTAATTCTTCTTGTATGGATTCACAGGTCATCATGGTTCTCAAGAAATTCTTTCAGCCCCTCGCGGAGGCTTTGCGTTGCACGGAAGACGAGGCTTTTGACGGCTTTTTCCGTCGTGCCGAGCACTTCGGCGACTTCGTAGTACGACAGACCTTCGAGCCGGCTCAACGTCAAGGCCGATCGTTGGCTTTCCGGCAACCGACGCATGACGTGTTGGATACGCTCAGCCACCTGTTTGGCTGCGAGGATCTCGTCGCCTTTCCGTGGGTTCGGATCGGGAAGATCTCGTTCTCGTTCTTCTCCTTCACTATCGAGGTGCGAGTCGAGCGACTCGCGACTGACACGATATTCGCCCTTGCGCACCTCGTTCAGACAATGGTTATGGGCGATCTTGAACAACCACGTCGAAAACTTGGCCTTGGGTTCATAGCGTTCTTGCCAACGATAAACTTGTAAAAAGACCTCCTGCGTCAGCTCTTCGGCTCGTTCCCTCGTGCCGACAAAACGAAAGGCGAAATTTACCACGGATGGGGAGAATTTACTGAAGAGTTGCCGAAACGCTTCCGCATCTCCCTTTTGGAAACGCAGCATGAGCTGCACATCGGGATCGTCGTGTGGTGCAATTCGTTCTTTCTGTTCCATCATCAACACTTAGCAAGGCCGAAGGTCTCACTCGAAGAGCCTTTTTCTCCTTATCAGAAGGGGGATTGTCTCAACTAGACGGAGACGGTAGGGGAAAAGGGCCGGAGGGTCAAGCCGTTATGCAGCCACTTTTTGAAGAGCCGCTCGAAGAACATCTCCAACGGGTCGAACACTACATGCGCGGCTGCGAGTTGCTGCGCTTCCCCAGAGAACCCAGTCCGTTGCGGACGGAGTTGGCGATCTTTATTCACGACCGAGCGGTCGGCATCGTCACCGAATGGATCGGCCTCGCCACTCCCACCTTTCCCATCCCCAAAGAACGGATTCCAGAGACTATCCAGAATATGATCGACGCGCTTCATCGCTGGGCACGCCATATCGAAGAGCCGAGCGATAGCGAAACCTACAGCTATCTGCACGAACATGCCCGTCACGGATTCATTTCGCATTGGCCGCCCTCGCGTTTCCTCGCCGGGCAGATGAACGTCCGCTCGCTGATTGTGGAACGCTTGCGGGAGACGTACGCGCAGAATCGCAAGCGCTTAGTCGAACTCCTTATCTTGCTGGATCAAGAGTTTTACGAGCGCATCTTGCACATCACGGATTTCTTCGTCGAGGCGCGAGAAGAAGCCCTGCGCGATGAAGAGGAGAGCCATCGCAAGGGTGTGGAGAATGCGCCGGCACCGATCTTCCGCATTAGTTGCGAAGATGGGACGATCCTCAAAGCGAATCGAGAAGCCGAAAAAGCCACGGGTTTCTCTCGAGAGGAAATGATTGGCACGCCGATTTGGGCCTTACACCCCCCGGAAGAACAAGAGCGGCTCCAACAACTGAGTCATGCAACCAATGCTCAAGGCTATGTCACTTGCGAAGATCTGCACATCATCGCCAAAGGAGGCCGTGTGGTCCCGGTGTCTGTGTACTTCGGTACGATCGAACACCGAGGAGAACACACGATCCAAGGCATCTACATGGACGTATCGGATCGCAAACATCTGGAGAGCCAACTGATTCAGTCGGAAAAAATGGCGGCGATCGGACAATTAGCTGCCGGTATCGCCCATGAGATCCGCAACCCGCTCGGCATCATCATGAACGCCCTCTACGATCTCAGCGAGATCTTGCCCACGGACAATCCCGAAGTACGCGAGGATCTGCAAATTGCCAAAGACGAGATCGTGCGTGCCCAGGAGATTATCACCAATCTGTTGGAGTTTTCGCGCGAAAGCAGTGCGGAGATGGAAGAAGTCAATATCAACGAGCTGCTCCGCCGCACGCTGCGGCTCATGCATAAATACTTGCAGACGAATAACGTCCGGGTGCTCACCTCGTTCGGCAAAGTTGGCACTTGCGTGGCGAACCAGAATGCTCTGCGGCAAGTCTTTCTCAATCTCATCACCAATGCCGTCCAAGCCATGCCTAAAGGCGGAGAACTGCGGCTCCGCACCCAGCGTGCTCCCGACAAAAATGTGGTGATCGAGTGCAGCGACACCGGCATCGGCATCGCTGCCCAACATCTGCATAGTATCTTCAACCCTTTCTTTACGACCAAAGAACCCGGTCAAGGCACGGGGCTTGGGCTGTCGGTGGTGCACTCGATTATTAAACGCTACCGCGGGAACATCAGCGTGCAGAGCAAGCCGAACCTTGGCACTACGTTTCTGATCGAGTTACCTTGCCCTTGCGCCACCGAGAAACGGCGCAAAGAGAAGCCGAGCGTCGAAGTCCACGCAGCCTAAGGAATGTGGCTTAAAATTTATGAATGCGCGCGTTTTACTCGTCGATGACGAAACCAACATGGCCAAGATGCAGGCCAAGATCCTGCAACGCAAAGGCTACGAAGTCGATACTGCCGGCAATGGCCGCGAAGCCCTACAAAAGCTGGAGCGCACGAATTTCGATGTGGTCATCACCGACCTGAAAATGCCGGTGATGGACGGCATGCAGTTGCTGCGCGAGATGAACATCAAAGAGCACGGCTACGCCGTCATCGTCGTTACCGGGCATGGCACCATCGAAAGCGCGGTCGAGGCGATGCAACGCGGGGCAGCGGACTATCTGACCAAGCCGTGCAATCCGGATGAGCTGCTGTTGAAGGTCGATAAACTGCTGGAAACGAAACGGTTGCGGGAAGAAGTGGCGCGACTGCGGCGTGAGGTGCGAGCCTACAAAAAATTCGGCGAGTTGATCGGTCAGAGCTCAGCCATGCACCACATCTACAGCATGATCGGCGCGGTCGGCGCGAATAAAAGCACGGTGTTGATTACCGGCGAAAGCGGCACCGGTAAGGAGTTGGTCGCGCGCACGATTCATCAGAAAAGTCCTTGGGCGGAGCGTCCTTTTATCGCCATCAACTGTGGGGCCATGTCGGAGACGCTGCTGGATAGTCAGTTGTTCGGTCACCGCCGCGGGGCCTTCACTGGCGCGATCGCCGACCACAACGGCGTCTTTCAGTCAGCCGATGGCGGCACGCTCTTACTCGATGAAATTGGCGAGATTCCTCTCGCGCTTCAAGTCAAGTTTCTGCGCGCCATTCAGGAAAAAGAGGTCACGCCTCTGGGGTCTAGCCGACCGGTCAAAGTCGATGTCCGCTTGATCGCCGCCAGCAACCGCAATCTCGAAGAGGAAGTGAAAAAAGGGACGTTTCGCGACGATCTCTTTTACCGTCTCAGTGTCGTGCCCATTCATCTGCCGCCGTTGCGCGAGCGTCGCGACGACATTCCGTTCTTGATTGAGCATTTCATTGCCACCTTTAGCAAGGAGTACAACGTCGAGCCCAAACGCCTTGCACCGGCAGCGCTCGACAAGCTCGTTGCCTATCCGTGGCCGGGGAACATCCGCGAGTTACAAAACGTCATCGAGCGGGTCTTTGCTCTCTCGCAAAGCACGGAAATTACCCTGGCGGATCTGCCCGTCTCCATTGTTGGTTTTGAAGAAAAGCTCCCAAATTTTCAAGAATTTTCGGAATTGCCGACACTCGAAGCCATGGAACGTTCCTTAATCGCCACTGCGCTACGCAAGAGTCACGGCAATAAAAACGAAGCCGCGCGTCTCCTGGCGATTGATCGCCAACGGCTCTACCGCAAGATCGACAAATATGGTCTTGAAGCCTCGTTGCGTGAAGCTGAGGCTGAACACGGTCTCGTCTCTGCCTTCTGACTGCACCAGGAGCAAAAACCGGCGGTTCCTCGCCCTCTCTCTTTTTTACCGCATCTGCTCAAGAAGCTGGCGGGTTGCCTGAGCAGGGTCGGGAGCCGCACTGATGGCGGTAATCACCCCAATCCCATGGGCACCGACGTCAAGCAGCTCAGGAATCTGAGCCTGTTTGATTCCGCCAATGGCAAAAACTGGCGCTGGGCTGTGTAGCACTGCGGAACGAAGACGTTCCACACCTTGAGGAGCGCCGTACTCGGCTTTCGAGGGCGTGAAATAGACAGGGCCGAACAAAAGGAAATCCGCACCCGCCGCCGCGGTAATCTCGTCGAGCGAATGCGTCGAAACGCCAATCAGTTTTCCCGGACCAAGCAGTTGGCGAGCAGTAGAGACGGGCACAGAAGCCTGCCCGAGATGGACACCGTCAGCCTCCACGGCCAAGGCCACATCGAGGCGATCATTGACGAACAGGCGGGCCTGATAGCGAGCGGTCAGCTCGCGCAGCGCCGAGGCGAGGCGGTACAGTTCGCCACCTTCCAGGTCTTTCTCACGAAGTTGGACGGTTTGTAGCCCACCGTCCAAGGCCGCATGCACAACTTCAACGAGTGGGCGACCGTTCGTCTGTGTGCGGTCAGTCACGAAATAGAGGCGGAAGTCAGACATGGAAGTGAGGGACTATGTGTCAGTTGGAACTGCAAACGGACGGCGGTCGGGTGAACCGGGTGAGTGCGGTCTGCGAACCGCAGTAAGACATTTGTATCTGCGAGGTAAACCACGGCTATGGGTGATCCTCATAGATACCTGCTCGGCTCACCGCATAGTCTGACGGCGAAGGAACATGTTGCCCAAGGCCCGCCGTTAGTTCGTCAGCTAGTTGGTCCGCCACAACTGCAAACTCGGCGTCGGTTAACTCAGCAGGCGTTTCCTGCAGCAACGCTTCCACTGTCGGGGTAAGGACTTCCACCAACAGACGGCGGACAGCATCAGCATCTCTATGCGCTACGCTCTCGCGCAACCGCACCTCAATGTCGGATGATAGTTCGAGAGTAAGTTGCATGCTTGACCCTTTCGTGAGTCATCGTTCGCCGAGACCATATGAATCGAGCAGCTCAGAAGTCAACAAGGATCTCCTAACTGCCTACTCAATCATCCCGTCGAGCGGACTGGACGCCGTGGCGTACAGCTTCTTCGGCATGCGTCCGGCTAGAAAGGCTTTTCTGCCGGCCTCGACCCCGAGCTTCATAGCTTCGGCCATGAGGATGGGATCTTTGGCGCCGGCAATGGCCGTGTTCATCAACACGGCATCGCACCCCATCTCCAACGCCACTGCCGCGTCGGACGCGGTACCCACCCCGGCATCGACAATGACCGGCACACGGCTGTGCTCGAGGATGATGCGGAGATTGTAGGGATTGCGAATCCCAAGCCCGGACCCGATCGGTGCCGCTAACGGCATCACCGCCGCACACCCGAGGTCTTCGAGCCGCTTACAGGCAACCGGGTCATCGAAGATGTACGGCAGCACGATGAAGCCGTCTTGTACCAGCGTCTTGGCAGCCTCCAACGTAGCTGGCACATCTGGAAACAACGTCTTTTCGCTGCCGATGACTTCAAGCTTCACCAAATTGCCCACACCAGCCGCACGCGCAAGGCGACAGGTGCGCACGGCATCTTCAGCGGTGTAGCAACCAGCAGTATTCGGCAGGATGGTGTATTTTTTCGGGTCGAGGTAATCGAGCAGATTTTCCTTGCTCGGATCGGTAATGTTGACCCGGCGAACGGCGACCGTCACGATCTCCGCCCCCGAGGCTTCGATTGCACGTTTGGTTTCGGCGAAATCTTTGTATTTTCCGGTGCCGACGATCAGCCGGGATCGATACTCTTTGCCTGCCAGTACGAACGGGTCTTTCATAACATCCTCGTCTTTTTTCATCCCCCGCCGACGAAATGCACCACCTCGATTTCATCGCCAACGTGAAGGCGATAATCGGCGTAGTCTTCACGGGGAATAATGTCGCGGTTCACCTCAACCGCGATGCGGCGCGCGCCAAGACCAAGCTCGGCCACCAGCTCCGCTACCGTCATGCCGTCTCGGCACTCGCGCGTTTCTCCATTGAGTGTGACCGTCATCGCGCACTACCATAATCCGGCGCATTTACCTTTACAACCCTGGAGCCTTTTGGTATGTCCTCATCTCCACAGTACTGGTCATGAACGTCGCCCCACAGACGATTCCCAAGGAGCCTTATCATGGTACATGTGAGCCGCGCGCTCATCAGCGTGAGCGACAAGCGCGGAATCGTTGAGTTTGCCCGTGCACTCGCCGCGCTCGGCATCGAGATCCTTTCTACCGGTGGCACTGCCAAAGCTCTGGCAGAAGCCGGTATTGCCGTCGTTCCTGTCGAAGACTTTACTGGGTTCCCGGAAATGCTCGATGGGCGCGTCAAGACTCTGCATCCGAAGATTCATGCCGGTATTCTCCATCGCCGTAGCGACCCTGCTCACTTGCAAACCATGCAGGCGCACGGGCTCAAGCCTATCGATCTGGTGGTGGTGAATCTCTATCCCTTCGAGCAGACGGTGGCCAACCCCAACTGTACGTTCGCCGACGCCATCGAAAACATCGATATTGGCGGACCTGCGCTCCTGCGCGCGACGGCCAAGAATCATGCCGATGTCGGTGTGGTCGTCGATCCGGCGGATTATCCCGCCATCGTCGAGGCGTTGCGCACTAACGGCGCACTGTCCGCCGCGCAGAAATTTGCCTTAGCGAAGAAAGCCTTCCAATTAACCGCGCGCTATGACGCCGCCATTGCCGATTACTTGGGCAGCCTCAATGAACAGCAACAACGACAGCCGTTTGGCGACACTCTGCATTTGCAGTATGAAAAGGCGCAAGACCTGCGCTATGGCGAGAACCCGCATCAGTCCGGGGCTTTTTATCGTCTGCCGATCATTACTGAATCGTGTATCGCTAACGCACGCCAACTACAAGGCAAGGAACTGTCATTCAATAACATCGTTGATGCCAACGCGGCATTCGAGTTGTTGAAGGAGTTCGACGAGATCGCGGCGGTCGCCATTAAACACACCAACCCGTGTGGGGTGGCCACCTCAGCGACTTCTCTTGCCGAGGCTTTCCGCAAAGCACGCGCTTGCGATCCGGTGTCGATTTTTGGCGGCATCGTGGGCTTGAACCGTGAGGTCGATGCTGACACCGCCCAAGAAATTCTTGAACTCTACAAAGAAGGGTTCATCGAAATCTTACTGGCACCGGGGTTTTCAACGGCAGCGCTTGACATGCTCGCGTCTTCCAAGCGGCTGCTCAATATCCGCCTCATGGAGATTCCCACCATCGCCTCGCCCACACCAGCACGGTACGAAACCAAGTACGTGGTCGGCGGTATACTGCTGCAAGAGCGCGATCACGGCACAGTGCGCGTCACAGAATGCCAAGTCGTCACGAAACGCCAGCCGACGGCGGACGAATACCGTGCCCTAGACTTCGGCTGGCGGGTGTGCAAGCACGTCAAGTCGAATGCCATCGTCCTGGCCAAGAGCGACCAAGTGATTGGTGTCGGGGCGGGGCAGATGAGCCGGGTGGATTCCGCGAAGATCGCGGTGTCACGCGCGGCGGACCTAGGGCTCGACACTCGGGGCACGGTCGTGGCGTCGGATGCGTTTTTCCCGTTTCGGGATGGACTCGATGTCGTCGCCCGCGCGGGCGCCACGGCCGTGATTCAGCCCGGCGGCAGTGTACGCGACAAGGAAGTCATTGCGGCTGCGGATGAGCATGGCCTAGCCATGATCTTCACCGGCATGCGGCATTTCCGACATTAAAGTGAACGCCTTATGAAAGTTCTCGTTATCGGCAGCGGTGGCCGCGAACACGCCTTGGTGTGGAAAATCCGTCAGAGTCCACGCGTCTCGCGCGTGTACTGTGCGCCCGGCAATGCCGGCATCGGTGCGCTGGCCGAGTTGGTTGACATTGCCCCTAACGACGTCACAGCGCTCCGCCTATTTGCTCAGCAGGAAGGCATCGGGTTGACCGTGGTCGGACCGGAACTCCCGCTCAGTCTCGGGCTCGTGGATGCATTCGAGGCCCATGGGCTGCGGGTGTTCGGACCTAACCGTCAAGCGGCCCAGCTCGAAGTCAGCAAAGCGTTCGCGAAAGAGATCATGCGCCAGCAGCGCGTACCCACCGCTGCGTGCGAGACCTTTAGCGACTTGGAAGCCGCGCGGCGGTACGTCCATCGCATTGGTGCTCCGGTCGTGGTCAAGGCGGACGGTTTGGCGGCGGGAAAAGGGGTATTCGTTTGCATGACAGTTGAAGAAGCGCTGGCTGCCGTCGAGCAAATTTTGCACGAGCGCGCCTTCGGCGAGGCCGGGAAGCAACTCCTCATTGAGGAATTTCTCGAAGGCGAAGAAGCTTCGTTTCTCGCTTTTACCGACGGAACGACGGTGTTGCCGCTGGCGTCGGCGCAAGATCATAAACGCATTTTCGACGAGGATCGTGGTCCGAACACTGGAGGAATGGGCGCGTGTTCTCCAGCCCCGGTGGTCACACCGGCCCTGACCGACCGCATCCTCGCCGAAGTGATGCTGCCAGTCGTGCGCGGGCTCAAGGAACGCGGCATCGTCTATAAAGGGATTTTGTATGCCGGATTGATGATCCACCAAGAACGCCTTAGCGTTTTGGAGTTTAACGTACGGTTCGGCGACCCGGAATGTCAGCCGCTCATGTTTCGGCTTCAGTCCGACCTGGTGGAAGCCATGGACGCTGTGATCGACAAACGGCTCGCGGACATCGCGCTGGTGTGGGACCCACGTCCTGCCGTCTGCGTCGTGCTCGCAGCAGAAGGCTATCCTGGAACCTATACGACCGGCCACGTCATTTCGGGGCTCGATTCTCTACAGGCGTGGAAAAATGGTATGGTCTTTCATGCTGGCACGGTCAGAGTACAAGAAGCGATACTGACCACAGGCGGGCGCGTCTTAGGAGTGACGGCTGCCGGCATGAACATTCAAGACGCCATCACCGAAGCGTACGAGGCGGTGGAAAAAATCGCGTGGCCCGGCATGCAGTATCGCCGGGACATTGGGCAGCGCGCGCTCAACCGCTAAAAACGTTCTTCCATTTTCATATCCAACTTGTTTCATATCGACCTTGCCATGTTTCGGCACGGCACCTAACGAAAGGACTGAAAGCGTAAAGCCTGAGGGGGCACGCGCCATGACCGCAGCGCTTCGGGTGTGTTTCCTCCACACGCTTTACTCCCACTCATATGGCCACTATTCGACCGTTTCGCGGGGTGCGGTATAACCCCGCCATCGTCGGCGACCTCCAGCATGTCGTGTCTCCTCCTTACGACGTGATTTCCACCGAGCAACAGACGTTGCTGCATCTCCGCAGCCCGTACAACGCGGTGCATCTCGACTTGAACCGCGACCCGGAACGCTACACCGTCGCCGCGCAGCTGCTCTCGACTTGGCTTGAACACAATGTCCTCCTGCAAGAAGAAGAACCTGCGCTGTATGTGTATGCGCAAGAGTTCACGCTGAAAGACGGCATCCGCCGACGTCGGGTGGGTCTGTTGACCGCCTTGAAGTTGGAAGAGTTCTCTTCGGGAAAAATTCGCCCGCACGAACGCACGTTCGAATATGCCAAGGCCGATAGATTGGCGCTCCTGAAAGCCTGTCAGACTCATCTCAGCTCGATTTTCTGTCTCTACGCGCGCCCCGGTTGGTCCATAGAGCGAACCCTCGCCTCGGCGTTGACGGCGGCTCCGCTCGTTCACGTCAGCGACGACAACGAGACCGTGCATACCTTATGGCGGGTCACCGATCCCGTCTTGATCGCCAAAGTGGCGGGGCAGCTCGAACAGGAAATCCTGATTATTGCCGACGGGCATCATCGCTACGAAACCGCGCTGCGCTATCGTAACGAACAGGCGCAGCTAGCGAAGCTCACTGGCGAGGAACCGTGCAATTTCGTGTTAGCGTTCCTCACCAACGCCGTGGACGAAGGACTGGTTATTCTGCCCACGCATCGTTTGCTCCAAGATGTGAACTTGCCCAAGATGGAGCATCTGCGCATGGTGTTGCAGCGCCAGTTTCGAGTCGCCGTTTTCTCGGCGCAGGATAAAGAAGCGTTCTTCGCTGCGTTACACGCGCCTGGAACGCGGCACATCGGCTGCGCGTTTGCCGGGGCAGGCCAGTATTGGATACTGTCGTTCGATGATCGCGTGACGGAGGGGCTCACCATACCGGCGTCGTTACGTGCGTTGGATGTCACCGTGCTCCACGACGTCTTGCTCCAGCGCTTTCTGGGCTTACCGCCGGACGTACAAAAGGAGAAATTGACCTACACGATCGACGAGGAAGAAGCGTTGGACCGCGTGGCTCGCCATCAAAGCCAAGCGGCATTCTTCCTCAATCCCACCACATTTCAGCAAGTCGCCGAGGTGTGTAAGAGCGGCGAGACCATGCCGCAAAAGTCCACGTACTTTTTCCCCAAGCTGTTGACGGGACTGGTGTTCTACAAGCTCTGAGGCGCGGAGGCGAAAGAGCTAGCGCCCCATCGGGCGTCGTCCGCCGCC is a genomic window containing:
- the purD gene encoding phosphoribosylamine--glycine ligase encodes the protein MKVLVIGSGGREHALVWKIRQSPRVSRVYCAPGNAGIGALAELVDIAPNDVTALRLFAQQEGIGLTVVGPELPLSLGLVDAFEAHGLRVFGPNRQAAQLEVSKAFAKEIMRQQRVPTAACETFSDLEAARRYVHRIGAPVVVKADGLAAGKGVFVCMTVEEALAAVEQILHERAFGEAGKQLLIEEFLEGEEASFLAFTDGTTVLPLASAQDHKRIFDEDRGPNTGGMGACSPAPVVTPALTDRILAEVMLPVVRGLKERGIVYKGILYAGLMIHQERLSVLEFNVRFGDPECQPLMFRLQSDLVEAMDAVIDKRLADIALVWDPRPAVCVVLAAEGYPGTYTTGHVISGLDSLQAWKNGMVFHAGTVRVQEAILTTGGRVLGVTAAGMNIQDAITEAYEAVEKIAWPGMQYRRDIGQRALNR
- a CDS encoding DUF1015 domain-containing protein, whose amino-acid sequence is MATIRPFRGVRYNPAIVGDLQHVVSPPYDVISTEQQTLLHLRSPYNAVHLDLNRDPERYTVAAQLLSTWLEHNVLLQEEEPALYVYAQEFTLKDGIRRRRVGLLTALKLEEFSSGKIRPHERTFEYAKADRLALLKACQTHLSSIFCLYARPGWSIERTLASALTAAPLVHVSDDNETVHTLWRVTDPVLIAKVAGQLEQEILIIADGHHRYETALRYRNEQAQLAKLTGEEPCNFVLAFLTNAVDEGLVILPTHRLLQDVNLPKMEHLRMVLQRQFRVAVFSAQDKEAFFAALHAPGTRHIGCAFAGAGQYWILSFDDRVTEGLTIPASLRALDVTVLHDVLLQRFLGLPPDVQKEKLTYTIDEEEALDRVARHQSQAAFFLNPTTFQQVAEVCKSGETMPQKSTYFFPKLLTGLVFYKL